A region from the Leguminivora glycinivorella isolate SPB_JAAS2020 chromosome 3, LegGlyc_1.1, whole genome shotgun sequence genome encodes:
- the LOC125224945 gene encoding uncharacterized protein LOC125224945, which produces MDSMEEMKLMLKSIQAQQFKQSEEFKSLGECIAKQVLDKLDERLVLIEQKQSNLENKLELQENQIEQIERRLRQRNIVLFGLEEKERSYFDLETTVLRTINNTMQVQCHETDIESLRRLGKKRSNVRPVVITFTTLGKKIQVLRKKKNLEGTNYYIKEDFTGKVLEKRRELQDQAKKERDMGNKVIIRQDKL; this is translated from the coding sequence ATGGACTCCATGGAGGAAATGAAATTAATGTTAAAGTCGATACAGGCTCAGCAGTTTAAACAAAGTGAAGAATTTAAATCACTGGGGGAATGTATTGCGAAACAAGTTTTGGACAAATTAGACGAAAGACTAGTGCTAATTGAACAGAAACAATCGAACCTGGAAAACAAATTGGAACTTCAGGAGAACCAAATCGAACAAATAGAACGCCGACTAAGGCAGCGAAATATAGTTTTGTTCGGCCTGGAAGAGAAAGAAAGAAGCTATTTTGACTTAGAAACTACTGTATTACGTACTATAAACAACACTATGCAAGTACAATGCCACGAAACTGACATAGAATCCTTAAGAAGACTTGGCAAGAAAAGAAGCAACGTCAGGCCTGTTGTCATCACATTCACTACACTCGGCAAGAAAATACAAGTCCTCCGTAAGAAGAAAAACCTAGAAGGTACGAATTACTACATTAAAGAAGACTTTACCGGAAAAGTACTGGAAAAAAGAAGAGAACTCCAAGATCAGGCAAAGAAGGAGCGAGACATGGGCAACAAGGTGATAATTAGGCAGGACAagctataa